In Xenorhabdus nematophila ATCC 19061, one DNA window encodes the following:
- a CDS encoding TetR/AcrR family transcriptional regulator has protein sequence MNTKNAYEIRNILLEVTESLIYQYGIHSTGMEQIVKETGISRKTIYRYFTNKDDLCAQALLSRDERWMKWFTDSSLKGENPEACLLEMFHTLKSWFMSGEFRGCAFINTAGEISDPAHPIRIIAKEHKQKIFSFITQLTEKLGVSEPLELARQLLVLIDGAITVAMVMNTPSSADDAKEAAKLLISHSFITH, from the coding sequence ATGAATACAAAAAACGCCTACGAAATACGAAACATATTACTGGAAGTCACCGAGTCATTGATTTACCAGTATGGAATTCACTCTACCGGAATGGAGCAAATCGTTAAGGAAACAGGGATATCGAGAAAAACCATCTATCGCTATTTCACCAACAAAGATGATCTTTGCGCTCAGGCATTATTGAGCCGAGATGAGCGTTGGATGAAATGGTTTACAGACTCTTCCTTAAAGGGGGAAAACCCAGAAGCGTGTCTTCTTGAAATGTTTCATACGCTGAAATCTTGGTTTATGTCTGGGGAATTCCGTGGCTGTGCGTTTATAAACACCGCCGGAGAGATTTCTGATCCAGCCCATCCGATCAGAATTATTGCCAAGGAACATAAACAAAAGATTTTTTCGTTCATTACACAGCTCACTGAAAAACTGGGTGTCAGTGAACCTCTCGAATTGGCCCGGCAACTTCTTGTACTCATTGACGGTGCAATTACCGTTGCCATGGTGATGAATACACCGTCTTCTGCCGATGATGCAAAAGAAGCAGCAAAATTATTGATAAGCCACTCGTTCATCACACATTAA